The nucleotide window TTCATAACATAATGGAGTGTAACGTCAAAAAACCGGTGTTCAGTCTGCCGCGGGTGGCACGAGCACGACGGCCGTGACCCGGCTCTGCATCCTTGGCTGGCCGTCCGGAGTGCGGGCGCACACTGACAACGAGCACTGAGAGTGAGAGAGCAGCTCGCGCCTCACCCAACAAGGTTTCCTTTCCTTCCTTCCTCGGTAAGCTGGCTGGGATATCGATCGGATCAGGGGGAACCGCCCCGCCGAGCTCCGGATGGCGACGGCGCGGCCGCTCGGCGTGAGGCTCCTCGTCGGCGCCGAGGCGCCGACGCCCCTCCAGGATTCGGCCGAGGACGCCGCGGCCTTCCTCGCCCTGCCGGTCAGCCTGCTCGGCAAGGAGTGCCTGATGGACAGCGCCGGCAACCTCTACGCCAGGGTCGAGGCCCTGCCCCGCGCGGGCGCGAGCGCGGGAGAGGACGCGCTCCTCCGCGCGCCGGCGGGCGCGGTCGTCGTCGGCTCCGCCCAGCGCCTGCTCGCCCTCGCCGGGGCAATGAGAGTGGCGGAGCGGCTGGCCGGCCGGACGGCCCCCGCGGACCGCGCCGAGCCGAGCACCGCGGCCGACATGGACATCGACTCCGGCGGGGACGCCGTCTCGTCGAGCCATTCGGGCAGGGATTCGGGCGCCAAaaggaggcgcggcggcggcgtcgaCGAAGCGCCATGCGTGCTCCAGAGGCCCGCGAAGCGCCGGATCCTCGCGTGGAGGGTGCGCCGGTACCGGTCCCTGGTGGCCAAGGCCAAGGCGACGGCGAGGAGGGCCAGGATCCGGGCGGTGAGGAGGAGGGCGCCCGCTTGGAAGTGCGTCCAGCGGCAGCTCGCGCGCGCCACCCTGAGCTGCGACGGCCTGCACAGATGGAGCCCCGGCGGCGCcggcggtggaggaggaggagctggTTAGCAATAGAAAGATCCGCTGGTAACTAAATCAGCTCAATCCTCATGCTAATTAGGGAATGGGATTAGCACCCTAGCATTTTGTTTTCCTACTCGATTAGACAGTGCTCCTTATCCGAATGACAGGGGTGCTCAGCTCAATTAGGTTGGTCTTTTGTGATGTTATCCAATTGCGTGTAGAAATTCCATCTTATGCTCTGAAAAACTTACTAGTGGGGAATTAAGCAAGAATTTAGGCTATTTACTACGGACACCCTGACAGACAGCAGCATATATTAGTGTTCTAGAGTTCTTGTGCACTTCAGCTCAATTAGGTTGGTCTTTTGTGATCATCCAGATGAGTGTAGGAATCACATCTTTATGCTCTGAAAAACTTAATAGTGCAGAATTAAGCAAGAAATTAGACTATTTACTACTGACACTCTGACAGGCAGCAGTATATACTGTATTAGTGTTCTAAGGTTATTGTGCATTTGAGCATTTGTGCTCTAAGTTGATTTACCAGATGACAGCATCAGTCTCGACTGATTTTGCATCTTCATTCATGCCTTCCACTGGGCACTGATCTGTCTCCAGTCTCCACCGCATTTCGCTGGGAGCAGTTTTCGCTTTTTCAGCAGACAGGCATCACATTTCGGTTTATTTGGCCTCTTCAGTTttccttttctttctcttttGATACAGTGGAGGAAACATCCTTGATTTCAGCAAGTAAATTACCAGAAATTACAAAGTTGGTCGAAAAAGCTAAATAAATGAACCAAACAGCAAATGGCCTCTCTCTAGGCACTGTAGACAAATTTGGCATTCAGACCATCTTGGCACAAGGATATTTCCATCCTTGTGAGGTCTGAGCTATCAAATATTCAAATGCCTTGACTTCTCTGGCTAATGCAATAGCCTTGGAGTATCACCCTGTTTACACATTTAGAATGCAGTTAGATGATTCTAGTGCACGAGATTCTACAGGATCAATGAACCACATGAACAATTCTCAAGTTTTTTTGAAGCTTGGATACAATTCAATTTTTTTTGGGAGAATAGTTCACTCTTTTGAATAGCTACAACTAGTCAACTAGGCCAATCAGGACTAGTAAACTAGGCGGTATACACAGTGCTGTGAGCTCTGCTATACTTTTGGCGGATTTTACAGCAACAGTGTTTCAGGGAATCTAGTCACTGATTCCAGAGTTGAAATGTTTTTGGTACCGTGAGGCTGCTTGCGTGTGGTGTAGCTAGTTTCTTTCATGAATTAGTGTGTATACTGGTTCAAACCTCGTGCTAAGGAATGTGATTAGGTACTGTAGCTACCATTTTGTACTGTTACTCTATAGAGAGTGCCCCTTGATCCCAAGGACAGGGGTGCTCAGCTCAATTAGGTTGGTCTTTTGTGATGTTATCCAATTGTGTTTAGAAATTCCATCTTTATGCTCTGAAAAACCTACTAGTGGGTAATTAAGCAAGAAGTTAGACCATTTACTACTGACATTCTGAAAGACTGCAGTATATATTAGTGATCTAAGGTTATTGTGCACTTCAGCATTTCTGCATTTGTGCTCTAAGTTGATTTACTAGATGACAGTATCAGACTCAGCTGAATTTACAGCTTCATTCATGCCTTCCACTGGGCACTGATCTGTCTCCAGTCTCCACTGCATTTCACACTATGAGCTGTTTTGGCCTCTTCAGCAGAGTTCCTCTTCACATATTGCCTGTCCACTAGGGGCCGTTTCAGCTTTATTTGGCTTCTTCAGTTTTAGGACCCTCTTTCATTTTGATAAAGTGGACGAAATATCCCTGATATCGTTAATGGAATTGCCAAACCTTACAAAGTTGATGGAAAAACTAAACAATGGAATGGCCTCTCTAGAGTCATTGTAGACAAATTTGGCAAGTGAAAAGTTTCAGACCTTCTTGTTACAAGGATCTTTCCACCTTGCCTTGTGAGGTCTGAGATATCATATGTTCAAATGCCTTGACTTTCTGGCAAATGCAATGGCCCTGGAGTATCACCCAGTTTACACACTCAGAAGATTTTTTGCAGTTGACGATTCTACAGCAAGAGATTCTACAAGATCAATGAACCACATAAACAATGCTCAAGTTTTGCAACTTGGATGCAGAATAGTCGATCTTTTAATAAGCTACAACTACTCAACTAGGCAATCCACGAGTAgtgaagtactccctccgttccaaaatagatgacc belongs to Triticum urartu cultivar G1812 chromosome 7, Tu2.1, whole genome shotgun sequence and includes:
- the LOC125525035 gene encoding uncharacterized protein LOC125525035; this translates as MATARPLGVRLLVGAEAPTPLQDSAEDAAAFLALPVSLLGKECLMDSAGNLYARVEALPRAGASAGEDALLRAPAGAVVVGSAQRLLALAGAMRVAERLAGRTAPADRAEPSTAADMDIDSGGDAVSSSHSGRDSGAKRRRGGGVDEAPCVLQRPAKRRILAWRVRRYRSLVAKAKATARRARIRAVRRRAPAWKCVQRQLARATLSCDGLHRWSPGGAGGGGGGAG